The following coding sequences are from one Arthrobacter crystallopoietes window:
- a CDS encoding LysM peptidoglycan-binding domain-containing protein: protein MSAQLAPQSPAVPRHTQPLQLTRRGRLLLIGLPLILSAAALLTLIGFFTAPAVASTSGGLGAGETITVTVGSGQTLWELASAVAPERNPHDVIAEISQLNNLPDSIVHAGQQLHVPVSGDGQRP from the coding sequence ATGTCTGCACAGCTCGCACCGCAGTCGCCTGCCGTACCGCGCCATACTCAACCACTCCAGCTCACCCGTCGCGGCCGTCTGCTGTTGATCGGCCTTCCGCTCATCCTTTCGGCTGCTGCTTTGTTGACGCTGATCGGCTTCTTTACGGCTCCCGCAGTGGCCTCCACCAGTGGCGGTCTAGGAGCAGGCGAGACGATCACTGTGACGGTCGGCTCCGGGCAGACCTTGTGGGAACTCGCCAGTGCCGTTGCCCCTGAGCGGAATCCGCACGATGTGATCGCTGAGATTTCGCAATTGAACAACCTTCCGGACTCGATCGTGCACGCCGGACAGCAACTGCACGTACCCGTCAGCGGCGACGGCCAGCGGCCGTAA